In a genomic window of Leishmania infantum JPCM5 genome chromosome 1:
- a CDS encoding putative thioredoxin — MPFTEVYGVEQFRDIANDPTLTVVCFSAVWCGPCKTIEKDLDRLTYEFANVRFAKVDADNNTEIVSKCRVMQLPTFMLVRAGQMLGYVIGADLAQLKAKIREEANKS; from the coding sequence atgcccTTCACGGAGGTGTATGGCGTGGAGCAGTTCCGTGACATCGCGAACGATCCCACGCTCACCGTCGTGTGCTTCAGCGCGGTGTGGTGCGGCCCATGCAAGACCATCGAGAAGGATCTGGACAGGCTCACCTATGAGTTTGCGAATGTGCGGTTTGCGAAGGTGGACGCAGACAACAACACGGAAATCGTGTCCAAGTGCCGCGTGATGCAGCTGCCAACGTTCATGCTGGTGAGGGCGGGGCAGATGCTCGGCTACGTTATCGGAGCAGACTTAGCGCAGCTGAAGGCAAAGATACGAGAGGAGGCGAACAAGTCGTGA